One region of Exiguobacterium acetylicum genomic DNA includes:
- a CDS encoding PBP1A family penicillin-binding protein, with protein MERSRVARREETKSSEKKMKRTKRPQKKKSGGGSGGKGPLWKKLLLIATGLFIVMMLVGGGFAAYAIATAPELDETELRDALPLKIYASNKEEITKGGTSREYVSIDEVPEVVKDAFISIEDRRFYQHNGIDFRRLGGAIIANVTDGFGSEGASTITQQVVKQSFLSFDKTVTRKVQEQWLAIRLEQDYTKDQILEMYLNKNYYGQNSFGIQTASKAYFNKSVDKLNYAEAAMLAGLPQRPTAYDPIKGDPKLTKWRQTQVLDAMLTTGVISQAQRDKAVKQPISKLINPAPKSTKDESYDSVIFDMVSKELEDDFGLEGKDIYGQGLKIYTSIDKPMHDYMNEAIKKDQIVQLPEYAETAATAVNTQTGEILAVVDGKNPGKGTARRNFANEPHQPGSSAKPFFAYGPAIENDKWSTAKQLTDKPTEVNGKEIGNYYDGYRGTNTIRHWLKISANTPAIQTYQEIGGDSVEAFAEKSGLKMKDDESISPAYAIGGMKHGFNTTQMAGAYATLGNGGDYIKPHVIKSIEYSDGSKIKSPIKSKKAMEDYTAYMLTDMLRDVLKPGGTFPSAGLSFDAAGKTGTTNAYKDVWFAGYTSDVSISVWTGTTKSGNNNGAGLSGPYNSTMAQQIWKDFITKTRDRTPAPFEQPSSVLSIGNELYVKGTKEPVVEKKTVPAPTGLQASYDEDTKSGELTWNYNDAALRANGYDDVSFEVTMTDADGETSTIGTSTTNRIAINGLKPGRSTFQVVAKASGEESGPVSTTVTVTDPEAEEPTTDEPSTDEPATDEPSTDEPTTDEPATDEPSTDEPTTDEPSTDEPTTDEPTTDEPTTDEPATDEPTTDEPTTDEPATDAPNSNDGANAQNNSNGSTERNNSNNNGNNGRGNDATNSTTP; from the coding sequence ATGGAAAGAAGTCGTGTCGCACGTCGTGAAGAGACGAAGTCATCTGAGAAAAAGATGAAACGGACGAAACGTCCCCAAAAGAAAAAGTCAGGTGGAGGTTCCGGTGGGAAAGGTCCACTTTGGAAAAAATTATTGCTGATCGCTACCGGATTATTCATCGTCATGATGTTAGTCGGAGGCGGATTTGCTGCTTACGCGATTGCTACGGCACCTGAGCTCGATGAGACAGAACTTCGAGATGCTTTGCCATTGAAAATCTATGCGAGCAATAAGGAAGAGATTACGAAAGGCGGAACGAGTCGAGAATACGTGTCAATCGATGAAGTACCGGAAGTCGTTAAAGACGCATTCATCTCGATCGAGGACCGTCGTTTCTATCAGCACAACGGAATCGATTTCCGTCGTCTGGGCGGAGCCATCATCGCGAACGTGACGGATGGTTTCGGATCGGAAGGAGCGTCGACGATCACACAACAGGTCGTCAAACAATCATTCCTTAGCTTCGATAAAACGGTCACGCGGAAAGTCCAAGAACAATGGCTCGCAATCCGGTTAGAGCAGGACTACACAAAAGATCAAATTTTAGAGATGTACTTGAACAAAAACTACTATGGTCAAAACTCGTTTGGGATTCAGACGGCTTCAAAAGCTTACTTCAACAAATCAGTTGATAAGTTGAATTATGCGGAAGCCGCGATGCTCGCAGGACTTCCACAACGTCCGACGGCATACGATCCAATTAAAGGAGATCCAAAACTGACGAAATGGCGTCAAACACAAGTTCTTGATGCGATGTTGACGACAGGCGTCATCTCACAAGCGCAACGAGACAAGGCAGTCAAACAACCAATTTCAAAATTAATCAATCCAGCGCCGAAATCGACGAAGGATGAATCGTACGACAGCGTCATCTTCGATATGGTATCAAAAGAGTTAGAAGATGATTTTGGTTTAGAAGGAAAAGACATTTATGGTCAAGGGTTGAAGATCTATACATCGATCGATAAACCGATGCATGACTATATGAATGAAGCAATCAAGAAAGACCAAATCGTTCAGTTACCGGAATATGCGGAAACAGCTGCGACAGCGGTCAACACGCAAACCGGAGAAATCCTTGCGGTCGTTGATGGTAAAAATCCAGGTAAAGGAACGGCGCGACGAAACTTTGCGAATGAGCCGCATCAACCGGGATCGTCCGCAAAACCATTCTTCGCTTACGGACCAGCGATCGAAAATGATAAGTGGTCGACTGCAAAACAATTGACGGATAAACCGACAGAAGTCAACGGAAAAGAGATTGGTAACTATTATGATGGATACCGTGGCACGAATACGATCCGCCACTGGTTAAAAATCTCGGCAAACACACCGGCCATCCAAACGTATCAAGAAATCGGCGGTGATTCAGTCGAGGCGTTCGCTGAAAAATCTGGCTTAAAGATGAAAGACGATGAGTCGATTTCGCCTGCGTATGCGATTGGTGGGATGAAACACGGTTTCAATACGACACAGATGGCAGGAGCGTACGCCACACTTGGTAATGGTGGCGATTATATCAAGCCACACGTCATCAAATCGATTGAGTATAGTGATGGATCGAAAATCAAATCACCAATCAAATCGAAAAAGGCAATGGAAGACTATACAGCGTATATGTTGACGGACATGTTGCGTGACGTCTTAAAACCAGGTGGTACGTTCCCGAGTGCTGGATTGTCATTTGATGCAGCCGGTAAGACAGGAACGACGAATGCCTATAAAGATGTCTGGTTCGCAGGATATACATCGGATGTCTCAATCAGTGTCTGGACTGGGACAACGAAATCTGGAAACAACAATGGAGCCGGACTTAGCGGTCCGTACAACAGTACGATGGCACAGCAAATCTGGAAAGACTTCATCACGAAGACACGTGATCGTACGCCAGCACCATTTGAACAACCTAGTTCTGTCCTCAGTATCGGAAACGAATTGTACGTGAAAGGGACGAAGGAACCTGTCGTTGAAAAAAAGACAGTACCCGCTCCGACTGGATTACAAGCATCTTACGATGAAGACACAAAGAGCGGTGAACTGACATGGAACTATAATGACGCTGCGCTTCGTGCCAATGGGTATGACGATGTATCGTTTGAAGTGACGATGACAGATGCTGACGGTGAAACATCAACGATTGGTACGAGCACTACGAATCGAATTGCCATCAATGGTTTAAAACCAGGACGGTCAACGTTCCAAGTCGTAGCGAAAGCGTCTGGCGAGGAATCAGGTCCGGTCTCGACGACGGTAACCGTTACCGATCCTGAAGCAGAAGAACCGACGACGGATGAACCATCGACGGATGAACCGGCGACGGACGAACCATCGACAGATGAACCGACAACGGACGAGCCGGCAACGGATGAACCATCGACGGATGAACCGACGACGGATGAACCATCGACGGATGAACCGACGACGGATGAACCGACAACAGACGAACCGACAACGGATGAACCGGCAACGGACGAGCCGACGACGGATGAACCAACGACGGACGAACCAGCAACAGATGCACCAAATTCGAATGATGGAGCAAACGCGCAAAACAATTCGAATGGTTCGACGGAACGAAACAATTCGAATAATAATGGAAATAATGGTCGTGGAAACGACGCTACGAATTCTACAACACCATAA
- the recU gene encoding Holliday junction resolvase RecU, with protein sequence MVLNYPNGKKFQKPLESHGSRIKKARSTDSTFSNRGMTLEKLLNESNTFYLTHNRAIIHKKPTPLQIVQVDYPKRSAAVVKEAYFKQPSTTDYNGVYRGKYIDFEAKETTNKTSFPIKNFHPHQIAHMRQCVEHGGICFVIIRFSLYNVQYVLSVEHVFPWWDQLESGRKSIPLTVIERDGIKVETGAYPAIDYLKAVDELYFNSDTF encoded by the coding sequence ATCGTTTTGAATTACCCGAATGGGAAAAAATTTCAAAAGCCACTCGAGTCGCATGGATCCCGAATCAAGAAGGCGCGATCAACCGATTCCACCTTTTCGAATCGAGGGATGACGCTCGAAAAATTATTGAATGAAAGTAATACGTTTTATCTGACTCATAATCGGGCAATCATTCACAAGAAACCCACTCCGTTACAAATTGTCCAAGTCGATTATCCGAAACGATCGGCAGCGGTCGTCAAGGAAGCCTATTTCAAGCAACCGTCGACGACGGACTATAACGGTGTTTATCGCGGAAAATATATTGATTTCGAAGCGAAGGAGACGACGAATAAAACATCCTTCCCGATAAAAAATTTTCACCCCCATCAAATCGCACACATGCGCCAATGTGTCGAACATGGAGGAATTTGTTTTGTCATCATTCGTTTCAGTCTGTATAATGTGCAATATGTGCTTTCAGTCGAGCACGTGTTCCCCTGGTGGGATCAACTAGAAAGCGGACGAAAATCAATTCCGCTGACGGTCATTGAACGAGACGGTATCAAAGTCGAGACTGGCGCGTACCCTGCCATCGATTATTTAAAGGCAGTGGACGAACTATATTTCAATTCAGACACTTTTTGA
- a CDS encoding DUF1798 family protein produces the protein MTIEPLLQEIERIYQEGRAGTEYDFNRDVVPFVERADQLIAQWQTNAQDSPYLRPSMVESAVDQLKQISVQAFQPKTSLKRFNETIKSVRYIDRLMNGEE, from the coding sequence ATGACAATTGAACCGTTATTACAAGAGATTGAACGTATTTATCAAGAAGGACGTGCCGGAACCGAATATGACTTCAATCGAGACGTTGTACCGTTCGTTGAACGAGCGGATCAACTGATTGCACAGTGGCAAACGAATGCCCAAGATAGTCCTTACTTACGACCTAGCATGGTCGAAAGCGCCGTGGATCAACTGAAGCAAATTTCCGTTCAAGCATTTCAACCGAAAACGAGTCTGAAACGCTTCAATGAAACGATTAAATCCGTTCGTTATATCGATCGCTTGATGAATGGTGAAGAATAA
- a CDS encoding DUF3800 domain-containing protein — MNKRVQSNVKGVDVKGFPKNSTPAPKKYIMFVDETGTPKGNTQFNLTGVLMEYKYAIDSDETGEPSPLRQRLMDFKAKVFEDPHIPLHLKEILKAEHPYGKEDGITIDMLRHFWIALPEFLVDIDCTIVSVEVDKQKLQDFFSTPKDPYVVAFAHLMKSFYSFLDETEATSARVVLESRDDYQNLLIQKAFFDIFNSGTVHLDVEKSRQKIKGFIFAEKDSDLYQSGLEIADLVCLPLSRVRRGVIEVKPRFVHYGDENRIFKAIKDKIYIRRDSPDQDFRNWGFKKVPITKKRREWSDTPWNG, encoded by the coding sequence TTGAACAAACGGGTACAATCGAACGTCAAAGGCGTTGACGTCAAAGGATTTCCTAAGAATTCAACCCCTGCCCCGAAGAAATACATCATGTTCGTTGATGAAACTGGGACACCAAAAGGGAATACACAATTCAACTTAACGGGTGTCTTGATGGAATATAAATATGCCATCGATTCGGACGAGACCGGTGAACCAAGTCCGCTTCGTCAACGTTTGATGGATTTTAAGGCAAAAGTTTTTGAAGATCCGCATATTCCTCTTCATTTGAAGGAGATTTTAAAAGCTGAGCATCCGTATGGTAAAGAAGATGGCATCACGATTGATATGTTACGACATTTCTGGATCGCCTTGCCGGAATTTTTAGTTGATATCGATTGTACGATCGTCAGCGTCGAAGTCGATAAACAGAAGCTACAAGACTTCTTCTCGACACCGAAGGATCCGTATGTCGTTGCCTTCGCCCATCTGATGAAGTCGTTTTATTCCTTCCTCGATGAGACAGAAGCAACGAGTGCGCGTGTCGTTCTTGAAAGCCGTGATGATTATCAGAACTTGCTTATTCAAAAGGCGTTCTTCGATATCTTCAATTCGGGAACGGTCCATCTCGACGTCGAAAAAAGTCGTCAAAAAATCAAAGGCTTCATCTTTGCTGAAAAAGACAGCGACCTCTACCAATCTGGTCTTGAGATTGCCGACTTGGTCTGCTTACCTTTATCTCGCGTCCGTCGTGGTGTCATCGAGGTAAAACCGCGGTTTGTCCATTATGGGGACGAAAACCGGATTTTTAAAGCCATCAAAGATAAGATTTACATTCGACGCGATAGTCCGGACCAAGATTTCCGAAACTGGGGCTTCAAAAAAGTACCGATCACGAAAAAGCGTCGTGAATGGTCCGATACTCCTTGGAATGGATGA
- the nth gene encoding endonuclease III, translating to MLRKAEIDRIEATLEEMFPDAFCELIHRNPFELVVAVALSAQATDVLVNQVTPRLFAAYPDPDSLAAAPVEEIEDKIKRLGLYRNKAKNIKALAAQLLAKHDGEVPSERAGLEALPGVGRKTANVVLSVAFDVPAFAVDTHVERVSKRLGICRWKDNVTQVEATLMRRFKRERWSKLHHQFIFFGRYHCKAQRPNCEACPLLDMCREGKKRTKGIATP from the coding sequence ATGTTACGAAAGGCAGAAATCGATCGGATTGAAGCAACGTTAGAAGAGATGTTTCCGGATGCATTTTGTGAGTTGATTCATCGTAACCCGTTTGAGTTGGTCGTAGCGGTTGCACTCAGTGCACAAGCGACCGATGTACTTGTCAATCAGGTGACACCTAGGTTGTTCGCAGCGTATCCGGATCCTGATTCGCTTGCTGCGGCACCCGTCGAGGAAATCGAGGACAAAATCAAACGACTTGGATTGTACCGAAATAAAGCCAAAAACATCAAAGCGCTTGCGGCACAACTCCTTGCGAAACACGACGGAGAAGTCCCGTCGGAACGCGCCGGGCTCGAAGCCTTACCTGGCGTTGGACGCAAGACGGCAAACGTCGTCCTGTCTGTTGCTTTCGATGTACCGGCATTTGCGGTTGATACACATGTCGAACGTGTCTCGAAACGCCTTGGGATCTGTCGCTGGAAGGATAATGTCACGCAGGTCGAAGCGACACTGATGCGTCGCTTCAAACGGGAGCGGTGGTCAAAGCTCCATCACCAATTCATCTTCTTTGGACGTTATCACTGCAAGGCACAACGTCCGAACTGTGAAGCGTGCCCGTTACTCGACATGTGTCGAGAGGGGAAAAAACGGACAAAAGGAATAGCTACACCATAA
- a CDS encoding DnaD domain-containing protein: MNHNLVQLFEEGTVVLPKRLFTEAKRLGISFVEFTLIGQLFACRAEGMEMPSPEELSNRLGLSETETIETTLGLLQKGLLAMENVNGSERYSLVPLYEKLMAPPEQEAPNFDTINPSVFQQFERELGMMSPFQMEQIIQWLTIENISEELVLAALREAVYHNVRKMTYINQILRTWEREGIKTLEDLAGRGG, translated from the coding sequence ATGAATCATAATTTAGTGCAATTATTCGAGGAAGGGACGGTCGTCTTACCGAAACGATTGTTCACCGAGGCAAAACGGTTAGGCATCAGTTTTGTCGAGTTCACGTTAATTGGTCAATTGTTTGCTTGCCGGGCAGAAGGTATGGAGATGCCGTCACCGGAAGAGTTAAGTAATCGACTTGGACTATCCGAGACGGAAACGATCGAAACGACACTCGGTTTATTACAAAAAGGATTACTGGCAATGGAGAACGTTAATGGTTCTGAACGTTATTCGCTTGTTCCGCTTTACGAAAAACTGATGGCACCACCGGAACAGGAAGCACCGAACTTTGATACGATCAATCCGTCCGTCTTCCAACAATTCGAGCGTGAACTCGGGATGATGTCACCGTTTCAGATGGAGCAGATCATTCAGTGGCTGACGATCGAGAACATTTCGGAGGAACTGGTGCTTGCCGCACTTCGAGAAGCGGTCTATCATAATGTCCGCAAAATGACCTATATCAATCAAATTTTACGGACGTGGGAACGTGAAGGGATCAAGACGCTTGAGGATCTCGCAGGGCGGGGAGGTTAA
- the asnS gene encoding asparagine--tRNA ligase produces MIRDVNKFVGEEVTIGCWLANKRSSGKIAFLQLRDGSGFMQGVVVKETVGEDLFKQAKGLTQESSLWVTGVIKSDGGRTAIGHEMEISKIEVIHEAIDYPITPKAHGTDFLMDNRHLWLRSKRQHAVMVVRNELIRATYEFFNQEGFIKVDPPILTGSAPEGTTELFHTKYFDEDAYLSQSGQLYMEAAAMALGKVFSFGPTFRAEKSKTRRHLIEFWMMEPEMAFHDHEMNLEVQENYVSHLVQSALKNCRAELELLGRDLTVLENIKAPFPRVKYTEAIDMLKEQGFDDIEFGDDFGAPHETAIANSFARPVFITHWPKAIKPFYMKEDPENPDFVLCDDLIAPEGYGEIVGGSQREEDHEKLLAEMKKHGLDETGAYKWYLETRQYGSVPHSGFGLGLERTVAWITGVEHVRETIPFPRLLNRLYP; encoded by the coding sequence ATGATTCGAGATGTAAATAAATTTGTAGGAGAAGAAGTGACGATCGGGTGTTGGTTAGCAAACAAACGCTCAAGCGGTAAAATCGCCTTCCTCCAACTTCGGGATGGCTCTGGATTCATGCAGGGTGTCGTCGTCAAAGAAACAGTCGGCGAAGACTTATTCAAGCAAGCAAAAGGCTTAACGCAGGAATCATCACTATGGGTGACAGGTGTCATCAAATCAGATGGCGGTCGGACAGCGATCGGTCATGAAATGGAAATTTCAAAAATCGAAGTCATCCATGAAGCGATCGATTATCCGATCACACCAAAAGCACATGGAACGGACTTCTTGATGGACAACCGTCACCTCTGGTTGCGTTCAAAGCGCCAACATGCGGTCATGGTCGTTCGGAACGAATTGATTCGTGCGACGTACGAATTCTTTAACCAAGAAGGATTCATCAAAGTGGATCCGCCAATCTTGACAGGTAGCGCCCCAGAAGGAACAACAGAATTGTTCCATACGAAATATTTCGATGAAGATGCGTACCTTTCACAATCGGGTCAGCTTTACATGGAAGCGGCAGCAATGGCACTTGGAAAGGTCTTCTCGTTCGGTCCAACGTTCCGTGCTGAAAAATCAAAAACACGTCGTCACTTGATCGAATTCTGGATGATGGAGCCTGAGATGGCATTCCACGATCACGAGATGAACCTCGAAGTCCAAGAAAACTATGTTTCGCACCTTGTACAATCGGCACTGAAAAACTGTCGTGCGGAACTTGAGTTGCTTGGACGTGACTTGACGGTCCTTGAAAACATTAAAGCACCGTTTCCACGCGTCAAGTACACGGAAGCAATCGACATGCTCAAGGAGCAAGGATTCGACGATATCGAATTCGGCGATGACTTTGGTGCACCACACGAGACAGCAATCGCAAACAGCTTCGCACGTCCTGTCTTCATCACGCACTGGCCAAAAGCAATCAAACCGTTCTACATGAAAGAAGATCCGGAAAACCCAGACTTCGTCTTGTGTGATGATTTGATTGCACCTGAAGGATACGGGGAAATCGTCGGTGGTTCACAACGTGAAGAAGATCATGAAAAACTCCTCGCTGAGATGAAGAAACATGGTCTTGACGAGACAGGTGCTTATAAATGGTATCTCGAAACACGTCAATACGGTTCTGTTCCACACAGTGGCTTCGGTCTTGGTTTAGAGCGGACAGTCGCTTGGATCACAGGTGTCGAGCACGTTCGGGAAACAATTCCGTTCCCACGTTTGCTAAACCGCCTCTATCCATAA
- a CDS encoding pyridoxal phosphate-dependent aminotransferase, with protein sequence MLSKRVRQLTPSTTLAITAKAKALREEGQDIIGLGAGEPDFNTPEFIIQAAFEAAEAGDTKYTPSGGTVALKDAIIEKTRRDLWMPYERSEVMVASGAKHALSTLFQAILDPGDEVIVPAPYWVSYPEQIKLSDGVPVILETDESSRFKVTRELLEQHITPKTKALVLNSPSNPTGMVYSKEELEMVADVAIKHDLLVISDEIYEKLLYNGATHISIASLPEMRERTVIINGVSKSHAMTGWRIGYAIGPKEIISAMTNLASHSTSNPTSIAQAASVAAYAEGDAPVEAMRVIFEERLEKIYARLIEIEGLTCLKPEGAFYLFPHAKQAAEMCGFDNVDDWCTAVLSEAKVALIPGSGFGAPDYVRLSYATDPARVLEALDRIEGFITAHTAV encoded by the coding sequence ATGTTATCGAAACGCGTACGACAATTGACACCATCTACGACGCTAGCCATCACAGCGAAAGCCAAGGCACTACGTGAAGAAGGTCAAGACATCATCGGTTTAGGTGCGGGAGAGCCCGACTTCAATACACCGGAATTCATCATCCAAGCAGCATTCGAGGCAGCAGAAGCGGGCGATACGAAGTATACGCCGTCCGGCGGAACGGTCGCCTTGAAGGATGCAATCATCGAAAAGACACGCCGTGACTTATGGATGCCATACGAACGCTCAGAAGTCATGGTCGCTTCAGGAGCAAAGCATGCACTATCAACGTTGTTCCAAGCGATTCTCGATCCAGGCGATGAAGTCATCGTCCCGGCACCATACTGGGTCAGTTATCCAGAGCAAATTAAACTCAGTGACGGCGTACCGGTCATTTTAGAAACGGACGAATCGTCTCGCTTCAAAGTGACACGGGAATTGCTCGAGCAACACATTACCCCAAAAACGAAAGCACTCGTCTTGAATTCACCATCGAATCCGACAGGAATGGTCTATTCGAAAGAAGAGCTCGAGATGGTAGCCGATGTTGCGATCAAGCACGATCTACTCGTCATCAGTGACGAGATTTATGAAAAGTTGCTCTATAACGGTGCAACACATATCTCGATCGCGTCCTTGCCAGAGATGCGCGAACGGACGGTCATCATCAATGGTGTCTCGAAGTCCCATGCGATGACAGGCTGGCGGATCGGGTATGCAATCGGACCGAAGGAAATCATCTCAGCGATGACGAACTTAGCGAGCCATTCGACGTCGAACCCGACATCGATTGCGCAAGCGGCATCGGTTGCTGCGTATGCAGAAGGTGATGCACCGGTCGAAGCGATGCGTGTCATCTTTGAGGAACGACTTGAAAAAATCTATGCACGACTCATCGAGATCGAAGGATTAACGTGTCTGAAGCCAGAAGGGGCATTCTACTTGTTCCCACATGCAAAGCAAGCTGCCGAGATGTGTGGATTCGATAATGTCGATGACTGGTGTACAGCTGTTTTATCTGAAGCGAAGGTCGCCTTGATTCCAGGTTCAGGATTTGGTGCACCGGACTATGTCCGCCTATCTTACGCGACGGATCCGGCACGTGTCCTAGAGGCACTCGACCGGATTGAAGGATTCATCACGGCACATACAGCCGTTTAA
- a CDS encoding YpmA family protein, with translation MDSKIETLATVKVNRHDDTYKIVDLLNRTLKTEDLMFGLALDEKDKEQMVFTIYRT, from the coding sequence ATGGATTCAAAAATTGAAACACTTGCGACCGTCAAAGTGAACCGCCATGACGATACGTATAAAATCGTCGACTTGTTGAATCGGACACTGAAAACGGAAGATTTAATGTTCGGTCTTGCTCTCGATGAAAAAGACAAGGAGCAGATGGTCTTTACCATCTACCGCACATGA